In a single window of the Pseudoxanthomonas sp. F37 genome:
- the folK gene encoding 2-amino-4-hydroxy-6-hydroxymethyldihydropteridine diphosphokinase, with product MGTAYLSLGSNVQPERHLRAAVAALRARFGELVLSPVYRTRSVGFDGTDFLNAAVVIDSDLDPFALNDWLHALEDAHGRDRSGPRFSDRTLDIDIVFYDDLVLQGPGNLRLPRDELKHAFVLLPLADIAPDKIDPRSGATLRALWDAHPDRGSPPEPVEIGAA from the coding sequence ATGGGAACGGCCTATCTCAGCCTGGGCAGCAATGTGCAGCCCGAGCGCCACCTGCGCGCCGCCGTCGCCGCCCTGCGCGCGCGTTTCGGCGAGCTGGTGCTGTCGCCGGTCTACCGCACGCGCTCGGTCGGTTTCGACGGCACCGATTTCCTCAACGCCGCCGTCGTGATCGACAGCGACCTGGACCCCTTCGCGCTGAACGACTGGCTGCATGCGCTGGAGGATGCGCATGGCCGCGACCGCAGCGGGCCGCGCTTCTCCGACCGCACGCTGGACATCGACATCGTCTTCTACGACGACCTGGTGCTGCAGGGCCCGGGCAATCTGCGCCTGCCGCGCGATGAACTGAAGCACGCGTTCGTGCTGCTGCCGCTGGCGGACATCGCGCCCGACAAGATCGATCCGCGCAGCGGCGCGACCTTGCGGGCGCTGTGGGACGCGCACCCCGATCGCGGCTCGCCGCCGGAGCCGGTGGAGATCGGGGCCGCCTGA
- a CDS encoding pteridine reductase, with protein sequence MSTPRRVVLITGAARRIGAAIARRLQADGYDVALHYRGSAADMQGLVEELEAGRQGSTLVLQADLAVFDRLPELVAKTVGHFGRLDALVNNASAFYPTPVGGATPAQWEELFAVNARAPFFLAQAAAPHLRAARGAIVNIADIYAEKPRADLPVYAASKAALLAVSRGLAVSLGPEVRVNAVSPGAILWPDGGIDPALQERLLAQTPLGRVGEPADIAATVAWLLSDAAAYVTGQTLHVDGGRALG encoded by the coding sequence ATGTCCACGCCGCGTCGTGTCGTCCTCATCACCGGCGCTGCCCGTCGCATCGGTGCCGCGATCGCCCGCCGGCTGCAGGCCGACGGCTACGACGTGGCCCTGCATTACCGGGGCTCGGCCGCCGACATGCAGGGGCTGGTCGAGGAACTGGAAGCCGGGCGCCAGGGCAGCACGCTGGTGCTGCAGGCCGACCTGGCGGTCTTCGACCGCTTGCCCGAGCTGGTGGCGAAAACCGTGGGCCATTTCGGCCGCCTGGACGCCCTGGTCAACAACGCATCGGCGTTCTATCCCACGCCCGTGGGCGGCGCCACCCCGGCGCAATGGGAGGAGCTGTTCGCGGTCAACGCGCGCGCGCCGTTCTTCCTGGCGCAGGCGGCGGCGCCGCATCTGCGTGCCGCGCGCGGCGCCATCGTCAACATCGCCGACATCTATGCCGAAAAGCCGCGCGCGGACCTGCCGGTGTACGCCGCCTCCAAGGCCGCGCTGCTGGCGGTCTCGCGCGGTCTGGCGGTGTCGCTGGGTCCGGAGGTGCGGGTCAATGCGGTATCGCCGGGTGCGATCCTGTGGCCCGATGGCGGCATCGACCCGGCGCTGCAGGAGAGATTGCTCGCGCAGACGCCGCTGGGCCGGGTCGGCGAGCCCGCCGATATCGCCGCGACCGTCGCCTGGCTGCTCAGCGACGCGGCCGCCTACGTGACCGGGCAGACCCTGCACGTGGACGGCGGCCGCGCGCTGGGCTGA
- a CDS encoding mechanosensitive ion channel domain-containing protein, whose amino-acid sequence MTEQLDALRGFLAPYPWAYTVVVACALVLLAWLANWVTRRVLLRGLRRLLATLPLGQGDHQVRLRVIPRLANVVPAVVLAAGVAFVPDLPALLVTVVRNVCFAFIILTVALAIAAALDLANEVYQRRPDAADRPIKGYLQLLKIVVFVVAAVLMVAALIDRSPVILLSGLGAMMAVLILVFQDTLLSLVASVTLSSNDMVRVGDWIEMPSQNADGDVIDIALHTVKVQNWDKTITTIPTKKLISDSFKNWRGMSESGGRRIKRALYLDQNSVRFLDEDAQARLRRFRLLADYLQRKNGELDAWNARLAEQGREPVNQRRITNLGTFRAYVEAYLRAHGDIHDGMTLLVRQLPPGPTGLPLEVYCFTRTVAWAAHEGIQSDIFDHLLAILPEFGLQVFQQPGGADVRRLQGAPAAAVAAMG is encoded by the coding sequence ATGACCGAACAGCTGGACGCCCTGCGCGGGTTCCTCGCGCCCTATCCCTGGGCCTATACCGTTGTCGTCGCCTGCGCACTGGTGCTGCTGGCGTGGCTGGCCAACTGGGTCACCAGGCGCGTGCTGCTGCGCGGCCTGCGCCGGCTGCTGGCCACGCTGCCACTCGGCCAGGGCGACCACCAGGTCCGCCTGCGGGTGATCCCGCGCCTGGCCAACGTGGTGCCCGCGGTGGTGCTGGCCGCCGGCGTCGCCTTCGTGCCGGATCTTCCGGCGCTGCTGGTGACCGTGGTCCGCAACGTCTGCTTCGCCTTCATCATCCTCACGGTGGCGCTGGCCATCGCGGCGGCGCTCGACCTGGCCAACGAGGTCTACCAGCGCCGTCCCGATGCGGCCGACAGGCCGATCAAGGGCTACCTGCAGTTGCTGAAGATCGTCGTGTTCGTGGTCGCGGCGGTGCTGATGGTGGCGGCGCTGATCGACCGTTCGCCGGTGATCCTGCTGTCGGGCCTGGGCGCGATGATGGCGGTGCTGATCCTGGTGTTCCAGGACACGCTGCTGTCGCTGGTGGCCAGCGTGACGCTCAGTTCCAACGACATGGTGCGGGTGGGCGACTGGATCGAAATGCCCAGCCAGAACGCCGACGGCGACGTCATCGACATCGCGCTGCACACGGTGAAGGTGCAGAACTGGGACAAGACCATCACCACCATCCCCACCAAGAAGCTGATCAGCGACTCGTTCAAGAACTGGCGCGGCATGAGCGAGTCCGGCGGCCGGCGCATCAAGCGCGCGCTGTACCTGGACCAGAACAGCGTCCGCTTCCTCGACGAAGACGCGCAGGCGCGGCTGCGCCGGTTCCGCCTGCTCGCCGACTACCTGCAGCGGAAAAACGGCGAACTGGACGCATGGAATGCGCGCCTGGCCGAGCAGGGGCGCGAGCCGGTCAACCAGCGCCGCATCACCAACCTGGGCACCTTCCGCGCCTACGTCGAGGCCTACCTGCGCGCGCACGGCGACATCCACGACGGCATGACCCTGCTGGTGCGCCAGTTGCCGCCGGGCCCGACCGGCCTGCCGCTGGAGGTCTACTGCTTCACCCGGACCGTGGCATGGGCGGCGCACGAAGGCATCCAGTCGGACATCTTCGACCACCTGCTGGCGATCCTGCCGGAGTTCGGTCTGCAGGTCTTCCAGCAGCCGGGCGGCGCGGACGTGCGCCGGCTGCAGGGTGCGCCAGCGGCGGCCGTGGCGGCCATGGGCTGA
- the folB gene encoding dihydroneopterin aldolase has product MDIVFIEDLRIETVIGIYDWERGIRQTVALDVEMAFDNRVPAASDDIAHTLDYKAVSKRLISFVEEADFGLVETLAERCAAIVRDEFGVAWVRLKLSKPGAVTGARNVGVLIERGQRPA; this is encoded by the coding sequence ATGGACATCGTTTTCATCGAAGACCTGCGCATCGAGACCGTCATCGGCATCTACGACTGGGAGCGCGGCATCCGCCAGACCGTGGCACTGGACGTGGAGATGGCGTTCGACAACCGCGTGCCGGCGGCGAGCGACGACATCGCCCACACGCTGGACTACAAGGCGGTGTCCAAGCGGCTGATCTCCTTCGTGGAGGAAGCGGACTTCGGGCTGGTGGAGACGCTGGCGGAGCGGTGTGCGGCGATCGTCCGCGACGAGTTCGGCGTGGCCTGGGTGCGGTTGAAGCTCAGCAAGCCCGGCGCGGTCACCGGCGCCCGCAACGTGGGCGTGCTGATCGAACGCGGCCAGCGCCCGGCCTGA